A region from the Triticum urartu cultivar G1812 chromosome 1, Tu2.1, whole genome shotgun sequence genome encodes:
- the LOC125513633 gene encoding phospho-2-dehydro-3-deoxyheptonate aldolase 2, chloroplastic-like, whose translation MAAPVLPVAPLAPAHLSPFISARRRSSLASSDPPRRRGTGPSVRASSSAPAVVTSGWAPDSWRARPARQIPEYPDAAALGEAERTLASFPPLVFAGEAWTLEERLGEAAMGRAFLLQGGDCAESFKEFGANNIRDTFRLMLQMAVVLTFGGQMPIIKVGRMAGQFAKPRSNPIETRDGVTLPSYQGDIINHDDFDEKSRAPNPQRLIRAYSQSASTLNLLRAFAHGGYADLQRVTEWNLDFLRHSTQGDRYVELAQRVHDAIGFLLAAGLPPQHPMMTTAEFWTSHECLHLPYEQALTREDSTSGLYYDCSAHMLWVGERTRQLDGAHVEFLRGISNPVGIKVSDKLDSSELVKLCEILNPHNKPGRLTLITRMGAENMRAKLPHMIRAVRQAGLIVTWVCDPMHGNTISAPCGLKTRSFDAIRAELRAFFDVHEQEGSYPGGVHLEMTGQNVTECIGGSNTVTFDDLSSRYRTHCDPRLNASQSLELAFAIAERLRKKRDRTWTSLISKVEA comes from the exons ATGGCGGCTCCCGTTCTCCCCGTTGCGCCGCTGGCTCCCGCGCACCTGTCGCCCTTCATCTCCGCCCGCCGGAGGTCCTCGTTGGCCTCCTCCGACCCGCCGCGTCGCCGCGGGACGGGCCCGTCGGTGCGCGCGTCGTCGTCGGCACCGGCGGTGGTGACGAGCGGGTGGGCGCCGGACAGCTGGAGGGCGCGGCCGGCGCGGCAGATCCCGGAGTACCCGGACGCGGCGGCGCTCGGGGAGGCGGAGCGCACGCTGGCGTCCTTCCCGCCGCTGGTGTTCGCGGGGGAGGCGTGGACGCTGGAGGAGCGCCTCGGGGAGGCGGCCATGGGCCGGGCGTTCCTCCTGCAGGGCGGCGACTGCGCCGAGAGCTTCAAGGAGTTCGGCGCCAACAACATCCGCGACACCTTCCGCCTCATGCTCCAGATGGCCGTCGTCCTCACCTTCGGGGGCCAGATGCCCATCATCAAG GTTGGAAGGATGGCAGGCCAATTTGCAAAGCCAAGATCGAACCCAATCGAGACTAGAGATGGAGTGACGCTGCCGTCCTATCAAGGTGACATCATCAACCACGATGATTTCGATGAGAAATCGCGTGCACCAAACCCTCAAAGGTTGATTAGAGCCTACAGTCAGTCTGCGAGCACCCTGAATCTTTTGAGAGCATTTGCCCATGGAGGATATGCTGATCTTCAGAGAGTCACCGAGTGGAACCTCGACTTTCTGAGGCACAGCACGCAGGGAGACAG GTATGTGGAGCTTGCCCAGAGGGTTCATGACGCCATCGGGTTCCTGCTTGCTGCTGGTCTGCCTCCTCAGCATCCCATGATGACCACAGCTGAATTCTGGACATCCCATGAGTGCCTTCACTTGCCATATGAGCAGGCACTGACCAGGGAGGACTCCACTTCTGGCCTCTATTACGACTGCTCCGCACACATGCTCTGGGTTGGGGAGAGAACTAGGCAACTGGATGGTGCTCATGTTGAATTCCTCCGCGGTATTTCCAATCCTGTCGGCATAAAG GTGAGTGATAAGCTTGATTCATCGGAGCTTGTGAAACTCTGTGAGATTTTGAATCCTCACAACAAGCCCGGGAGGCTGACACTTATCACAAGGATGGGGGCCGAgaacatgcgtgccaagctcccCCATATGATCAGAGCCGTGCGTCAAGCAGGGCTGATTGTCACCTGGGTCTGCGATCCCATGCACGGGAACACCATCAGCGCACCTTGCGGGCTCAAGACAAGATCATTTGATGCAATCCGG GCTGAGCTTCGGGCTTTCTTTGATGTACATGAGCAAGAGGGGAGCTACCCCGGAGGGGTTCACCTAGAGATGACAGGGCAGAACGTTACAGAGTGCATTGGTGGATCCAACACAGTGACCTTCGACGATCTCAGTTCCCGCTACCGCACGCACTGCGACCCCAGGCTGAACGCGTCGCAGTCGCTCGAGCTGGCATTTGCCATTGCCGAGAGGCTAAGGAAGAAGAGAGACAGGACATGGACTAGCCTGATATCTAAAGTAGAAGCTTAA
- the LOC125513617 gene encoding polyadenylate-binding protein 1-like isoform X1 produces MASGNRAIPIENGEVLPAAGGNGEGGNGGSGDGFNRNRSSVDQQIDDMRRRLRELEETEREMLAVAAAAASHDDPAAAATALEKAEVDARSIYVGNVDYGCLPEEVQEHFQDCGTVNRVTILTDFYGNPKGYAYVEFQEAQSVQNALRLNDTELHGRPLKVCPKRTNVPGMSHHRGRRPFQPYYPPCPAFGRSPRFCPYS; encoded by the exons atggCCTCGGGCAATCGCGCAATCCCGATCGAGAACGGCGAGGTCCTCCCTGCCGCCGGAGGCAATGGCGAGGGTGGGAACGGCGGCAGCGGCGACGGATTCAACCGCAACCGCTCCTCCGTGGACCAG CAGATTGATGACATGCGGAGGAGGctgcgggagttggaggagaccGAGCGCGAGATGctagccgtcgccgccgccgccgcgtcgcATG ATGATCCAGCTGCAGCGGCAACCGCACTCGAAAAGGCAGAGGTGGATGCTCGCTCCATCTATGTTGGAAAT GTTGACTATGGGTGTTTGCCAGAGGAAGTTCAGGAGCATTTTCAGGATTGTGGAACTGTCAACAGGGTTACAATTCTGACAGACTTTTATGGCAACCCCAAAGGATATGCTTACGTGGAGTTTCAGGAAGCTCAGTCAGTCCAAAATGCTCTCCGGCTGAATGATACAGAACTGCATGGCCGTCCTTTGAAG GTGTGTCCAAAAAGAACTAATGTTCCAGGAATGAGCCACCATAGGGGAAGGCGCCCGTTTCAACCTTACTATCCCCCCTGTCCAGCATTTGG
- the LOC125513617 gene encoding polyadenylate-binding protein 1-like isoform X2 — MASGNRAIPIENGEVLPAAGGNGEGGNGGSGDGFNRNRSSVDQIDDMRRRLRELEETEREMLAVAAAAASHDDPAAAATALEKAEVDARSIYVGNVDYGCLPEEVQEHFQDCGTVNRVTILTDFYGNPKGYAYVEFQEAQSVQNALRLNDTELHGRPLKVCPKRTNVPGMSHHRGRRPFQPYYPPCPAFGRSPRFCPYS, encoded by the exons atggCCTCGGGCAATCGCGCAATCCCGATCGAGAACGGCGAGGTCCTCCCTGCCGCCGGAGGCAATGGCGAGGGTGGGAACGGCGGCAGCGGCGACGGATTCAACCGCAACCGCTCCTCCGTGGACCAG ATTGATGACATGCGGAGGAGGctgcgggagttggaggagaccGAGCGCGAGATGctagccgtcgccgccgccgccgcgtcgcATG ATGATCCAGCTGCAGCGGCAACCGCACTCGAAAAGGCAGAGGTGGATGCTCGCTCCATCTATGTTGGAAAT GTTGACTATGGGTGTTTGCCAGAGGAAGTTCAGGAGCATTTTCAGGATTGTGGAACTGTCAACAGGGTTACAATTCTGACAGACTTTTATGGCAACCCCAAAGGATATGCTTACGTGGAGTTTCAGGAAGCTCAGTCAGTCCAAAATGCTCTCCGGCTGAATGATACAGAACTGCATGGCCGTCCTTTGAAG GTGTGTCCAAAAAGAACTAATGTTCCAGGAATGAGCCACCATAGGGGAAGGCGCCCGTTTCAACCTTACTATCCCCCCTGTCCAGCATTTGG